In Dehalobacter sp., the sequence TTATGCAATGTTTCTTTATATTGCAGGAAAAATCCTGCCATAGCCAAACCGATAATGTAAGCCGGAAGTACCGCTTCGCTGCCGGAATATTGGGCAAGAAATCCTAGAAACAAAAGGATCAGCAGGACAAATTTGATTTCCGGTTCACTGACTTTTCCGCTGTATCTGGCAAAGATCCACTTGGCCAATGGAATACCGGCGAAACATACTACAATGACCGCTCCCGCAAAGATCAGTAATTTGTAGGAGAAGCCCGTGAAAAGAAAGCCCAAGGCTAAAACTGTGCCTAAGTCGGTTATAAAACAGGCCGCCAGAATGGACTGCCCAAATGAAGTTGAGGTTAATCTGCTTTCAACCATCACGGCATAGACGACAGCGACCGATGTTGTGGACAGCGCGATACCGGTAATTTTGGCGGCGTTTATATCCCAGCCAAGTAAAAAATAAGCGACAAGTATTCCGCAAATGCAGGGCAGCAAAAAAGATAGGACACCGATAACCACGCTTTGTTTCAAATTCTTTTTCAGGCTTGCCGGATCAATCTCCGCCCCCGCCAGAAAAGTAAGGATGACCGAACCTAAGCTTGCCAGGAAATTGACCCAGTCGGTAATCTGAAGATGTATGACATTACCCGCAACTACACCTACCAAGATTTCAATCAACGCTAAGGAAATCCCCAGCCGAATTGATATAAGACTGGCTAATAAGGCTAAAAGTATCCAAATCGATGCAATCAGAAAAGTATCGTCCAAGAAGCATCCTCCTCTTGATAAAAATAAAAACTCCTACCCTTAAGGTAGGAGCCATTAGCTTGATGCATTCGCGAGCCCCATCGCAATGAATTCATTTTTTTAATCAACATATGTTCATATTATATGAAAAATAGAATTATTTCAATACTGATTACAAAATTTTCTATTATTTAGAATGCG encodes:
- a CDS encoding cation:proton antiporter, whose translation is MDDTFLIASIWILLALLASLISIRLGISLALIEILVGVVAGNVIHLQITDWVNFLASLGSVILTFLAGAEIDPASLKKNLKQSVVIGVLSFLLPCICGILVAYFLLGWDINAAKITGIALSTTSVAVVYAVMVESRLTSTSFGQSILAACFITDLGTVLALGFLFTGFSYKLLIFAGAVIVVCFAGIPLAKWIFARYSGKVSEPEIKFVLLILLFLGFLAQYSGSEAVLPAYIIGLAMAGFFLQYKETLHKMRAIAFVAFTPFYFIKAGSLVSIKALAATLSLIIILLLVKVAAKFVGVLPATRLFKYSGRNGIYTTLLMSTGLTFGTISALYGLTNKYISSSQYSVIVTVVILSAVVPTLIAQKFFFPKNVLQEQSVQGGPNNGNE